The following nucleotide sequence is from Sulfolobales archaeon.
TGTATTGCTTCCCATGAGTATATATGCTGTTGGCAATACCTCTAATCCATATCTCTTGACTATCGGAGCACCTATCACCTGAGCCCCTATTATATAATATGGATCTGCGCTGTTTAAGAGGGACATGAATAAGATGGCGTCAGCAGCCGGGGATATCCCATTCACATTGCCTGGGAAGAGTATTATTGGAAGCCCAGCCTCTCTAAGTATAGACACAGCTCTGCTAACCTCGATCTCAGATACCCCTAGGCTCCCCCCAACAAGTATAGCATCTACACCCCACCCCTTGATGATCCTAGGTATCTCCTCAATGCTATTTTTTACATGCTTAGCAGGATCTGGATCTACTAATATGAATACCGCCTTCTCACCCCTCCTAGCCTTCGATCTTAGATATTCCTCCACCTTACCCCTCCACATAGCCTTGACACCTATTGTATATCCGGGCTATTCCACCTTGCTACCCAGCTTCCTCACCTTCGCTCTCTACCCCTTCCCCCTCCTCAAACCATACCTCAGCGGTTCCCGAGAAATACTCATCTATAAATCTACCATATACATCTACAGGCTGTGCAAGCATTGGGACATCTCTAACAATAGATCTTAGCCTGCATTTTGGATTAGAGCATGCTATATAGGCGATCCTCTTATTATCCTTCTCCTCGATTTTAACCGATATAGATATAGATCCGCATTCAGGGCACTGAAAGGTCTTTGGAGGCTTTCTCTTAGTCCAGTGAATAGTTCTTAATGTCCTTCTCTTCTTCCTCCTCCCCACCGGCTACACCTAAATCTCTATATCTCTGAGATTATTATATATCAATAAAAATCAATGATCTAGGAAGCATAATCACCTTCCTCATACATCGTGGAAAGGGGCTTTTAGTTATGAATTTAATTCTGGGAAGTATAATAGTGGTTAGGGCTGGTTATGAAGAGAATCGGCCCTGGAGATAAAGCACCGGATCTAGTAAATGTTATAATAGAGATCCCGGCGTATTCCTCGGTTAAGTATGAGTATGATGAGGAGGCAGATGTTATAAAGGTTGATAGGGTTCTATATACATCTATGGTATATCCATTCAATTACGGCTTTATACCAGGCACTATGGAGGAGGATGGAGATCCTGTTGATGTTCTTGTTATCAGCGATCACTCATTCATACCAGGATCTGTTGTTGAAGCCCGTCCAATAGCCCTTTTGGAGATGGAGGATGAAGAGGGCGTCGATTCCAAGGTGGTTGCTGTTCCCAAGGATAAGGTTGAGCCCAGATATTCCAATATAAAGGATCTCAGTGATCTCCCTGAGATAATTAGGAAGAAGATCGAGCATTTCTTTGAACATTATAAGGAGCTCGAGCCGGGTAAGTGGGTTAAGATTAGAGGTTGGAAGGGCGCTGAAGATGCTAAGAAGAAGATTGCTGAGGCTGTTAAAAGGGCTTCTAATAGATAGCTATAGGTGTTGATCCATAGTAAAGGTTCCTCCCCAGCTCTGTATAAGGTGTAGGGGCTCTAAATACCTCTGTGGACTAGCATATTGCCCCATAGTTGTTGAGACAATTGCGAGTATAAGGGTAAAGCGGGCTGAGCGTGGAGAGCTAGATGGATCCTCACCGCCGAGTGTTTTCATAGGTAGGGAGGGCTATCCATTTGTAAGGGTATACCCAGCCTCTCCTCCTGTTAAGGGCGATACCTCTCACTATGAAGATCCTTCGAAATGGATCCATATGGATCTGG
It contains:
- a CDS encoding geranylgeranylglyceryl/heptaprenylglyceryl phosphate synthase; protein product: MWRGKVEEYLRSKARRGEKAVFILVDPDPAKHVKNSIEEIPRIIKGWGVDAILVGGSLGVSEIEVSRAVSILREAGLPIILFPGNVNGISPAADAILFMSLLNSADPYYIIGAQVIGAPIVKRYGLEVLPTAYILMGSNTAVGHIGWARPIPEEVPDIASAYAMAAELLGMRYIYLEGGSGAPKPVSPEVVRAVRRSTGLYIIVGGGIREPETAVEILKAGADAIVLGTILERDPEKARKIVEIVKALTP
- the ppa gene encoding inorganic diphosphatase; the protein is MKRIGPGDKAPDLVNVIIEIPAYSSVKYEYDEEADVIKVDRVLYTSMVYPFNYGFIPGTMEEDGDPVDVLVISDHSFIPGSVVEARPIALLEMEDEEGVDSKVVAVPKDKVEPRYSNIKDLSDLPEIIRKKIEHFFEHYKELEPGKWVKIRGWKGAEDAKKKIAEAVKRASNR
- a CDS encoding transcription elongation factor; the protein is MGRRKKRRTLRTIHWTKRKPPKTFQCPECGSISISVKIEEKDNKRIAYIACSNPKCRLRSIVRDVPMLAQPVDVYGRFIDEYFSGTAEVWFEEGEGVESEGEEAG